Proteins from a genomic interval of Pelagibaculum spongiae:
- a CDS encoding transposase, protein MTDHNFNSAQSLSDSSFDFGRRYTDTVEIAKVGPRRVGMNPQFCHWFHCMSRVCRKAWLCGVDPDTGESFEHRRDWIVKRLALLADAFSIEIASYTVMSNHYHLVLCVNLEKANSWSGDEVLRRWCKVYQGPEMVRRYLEGDNLMPLELQYVESFVDEYRQRLVDLSWFMRSLNEPLARMANKEDKCTGHFWEGRFKAQALLDEQAILTCMAYVDLNPLRAGIAKTPEQSDYTSIQQRIIRNSKKKSFKSAKEKKGSSVVKPKLKSFKSKDSSQENIPFSYQDYLTLVDQAARIIRSGKAVIDDSLPPIIERLDIDQTVWIQTMGQGGNKFHRAVGCLASLRKHALQLKQFWVSGSGSDRLFKNS, encoded by the coding sequence GGTCGTCGCTATACCGATACGGTTGAAATTGCCAAGGTGGGGCCGCGTCGTGTGGGAATGAACCCACAGTTTTGCCATTGGTTCCACTGCATGAGTAGGGTATGTCGCAAGGCGTGGCTGTGTGGTGTTGACCCGGACACCGGTGAAAGCTTTGAGCACCGCCGAGATTGGATTGTTAAGCGTTTGGCATTGCTGGCTGACGCTTTTTCTATTGAAATTGCTAGTTATACCGTGATGAGTAACCATTACCATTTGGTGCTGTGCGTTAACTTAGAAAAAGCCAATAGCTGGAGTGGTGATGAGGTTTTGCGCCGTTGGTGCAAAGTGTACCAAGGGCCTGAAATGGTTCGCCGTTATTTAGAGGGTGACAATTTAATGCCGTTAGAATTGCAATATGTTGAAAGTTTTGTTGATGAATATCGCCAGCGGTTGGTCGATTTAAGTTGGTTTATGCGCAGCCTGAATGAACCATTAGCAAGAATGGCGAATAAAGAAGATAAATGCACTGGGCATTTTTGGGAAGGGCGCTTTAAAGCGCAGGCTTTGTTAGATGAACAAGCCATTTTAACTTGCATGGCTTATGTTGATTTAAATCCGTTGCGTGCAGGTATAGCGAAAACGCCAGAGCAGTCAGATTATACTTCGATCCAACAAAGAATTATTCGTAATAGTAAGAAAAAATCATTCAAATCTGCTAAAGAAAAAAAAGGTAGCTCTGTAGTTAAGCCAAAACTAAAATCTTTTAAAAGCAAGGACTCGTCCCAAGAAAACATTCCTTTCTCTTATCAAGATTATTTAACGCTGGTTGACCAAGCCGCACGAATTATTCGTTCAGGAAAAGCTGTAATAGATGATTCTTTACCGCCGATTATTGAACGGTTAGATATTGACCAAACCGTTTGGATTCAGACTATGGGCCAAGGGGGTAATAAATTCCACCGGGCAGTAGGGTGTTTGGCATCGCTAAGAAAACATGCGCTTCAATTGAAACAATTTTGGGTCAGCGGTTCGGGTTCGGATCGATTATTTAAAAATTCATGA